A DNA window from Bdellovibrio sp. BCCA contains the following coding sequences:
- a CDS encoding ABC transporter permease — translation MVFLKLAIKSLKNRAFATTLTVISIALSVSLLLSVERAKRAAEEGFTQTISKTDLIVGARSGPLQLILYTVFNMGNATHNISYETYQDVKKNPAIDWTIPYSLGDGHRGFRVVGTNEDFFKHYHYRGDQKIELEHGIEFHDLWDVVIGADVARKLNYKLGDRIVVAHGVTKGEGIQNHEDKPFVVSGIMKPTGTPLDRAVYMSLEGMEALHVDWQEGAAPTADKMIPREQLSKEKLKVHSITAFFVGAKSRIETLKLQREINNYKEEPLLAIIPGVTLSELWNGLSYVEGVLRMISWMVVVVGLMAMLISLTTTLNERRREMAILRAVGAQSSQIVGLLVFESALLTALGVALGVVLSVGLVAILKPWIETEFGLYLVGPWFTQRELLYMVITLIGGTLIGLIPALRAQNLALKDGLSVKL, via the coding sequence ATGGTTTTCTTAAAATTAGCTATCAAGTCATTGAAGAATCGTGCGTTTGCTACCACTTTGACTGTGATCTCTATCGCACTCAGCGTGTCTTTGCTTTTATCGGTTGAGCGCGCCAAGCGTGCCGCGGAAGAAGGTTTCACGCAAACAATCAGTAAAACAGATTTGATTGTGGGCGCGCGCAGTGGACCGTTGCAATTGATTCTCTATACCGTTTTCAATATGGGAAATGCCACTCACAATATTTCCTATGAAACTTATCAGGACGTAAAAAAGAATCCGGCCATTGATTGGACGATTCCGTATTCTTTAGGTGACGGCCATCGTGGCTTCCGCGTTGTTGGAACGAACGAAGATTTCTTTAAGCACTATCACTATCGTGGCGATCAAAAAATCGAACTTGAGCACGGTATTGAGTTCCATGATTTGTGGGATGTGGTGATTGGCGCTGATGTCGCCCGCAAATTAAATTATAAATTAGGGGATCGCATCGTTGTCGCGCATGGAGTGACAAAAGGTGAGGGCATTCAGAATCACGAAGACAAGCCTTTTGTTGTTTCTGGAATTATGAAACCCACAGGAACTCCGCTGGACCGCGCTGTCTATATGTCATTAGAGGGCATGGAAGCTTTGCACGTGGATTGGCAGGAGGGAGCAGCTCCAACAGCTGACAAAATGATTCCTCGTGAACAGCTTAGCAAAGAGAAATTGAAAGTTCATTCAATCACGGCGTTCTTTGTCGGCGCTAAATCCCGCATCGAAACTTTGAAACTGCAACGTGAAATCAATAACTATAAAGAAGAACCCCTTCTCGCAATCATTCCCGGTGTGACTTTGAGTGAACTCTGGAACGGGCTTTCTTATGTGGAAGGCGTGTTGAGAATGATTTCATGGATGGTTGTTGTCGTGGGCTTGATGGCGATGTTGATTTCATTAACGACGACATTGAATGAACGCCGTCGTGAAATGGCTATCCTTCGCGCGGTGGGGGCGCAGTCTTCGCAAATCGTCGGTCTGTTGGTTTTTGAATCTGCTCTGTTGACCGCTTTAGGGGTGGCACTTGGAGTGGTGTTATCCGTGGGACTTGTCGCTATTCTAAAACCGTGGATTGAAACAGAGTTCGGTCTTTACCTTGTTGGACCGTGGTTCACACAGCGCGAACTTCTTTACATGGTTATCACCCTGATCGGCGGAACTTTAATCGGTTTGATCCCGGCTCTTAGGGCACAGAACTTGGCTCTCAAAGACGGCTTGAGTGTGAAGCTCTAG
- a CDS encoding beta strand repeat-containing protein, producing the protein MKSPLCTYLFLLAFFFSVSMEAAPNFLTYQGRIVKTDGSPLEYNNVSFLFEITSNNGTCVIYREQKSGIDMTNSHGIFDVPIGTGTKLFPPSPTKTLLSVFDNSQTQDCADPNNNVVSSYTPTEGHARLLRVQFHDGTGWKVISPDNEIRTVPYSAYAASAAKLGTKTENDFVLKTGVPTCAANEFLSWNGTAMVCAPVTGASGGTVTTVSSANAYLSVTNPTSTPQLTLNVGTTTGTVAAGDDSRFTNSRPPTGTAGGDLSGTYPNPAVAKLQGVAVSNTAPTTGHFLKFDGSQWGSSAIAISDVTNLTSTLSGYHTVAAFNSAVGSANCAAHQTPYWNSVSGSFQCQAINVSVAGDVSGTIGAVSVNKIKGVDVDTTGLTSGQVLKYDGTKWAPASDNNAGGTVTNVATGTGLSGGPITSTGTISLANTAVTAGSYGSTTQVGTFTVDAQGRLTAASNSAIAFPVTSVATKTGAVTLDYGDINSAVTKYLTYKPNNVACTDGQVLKWIAANSRWECANDTDTSSGGTVTNVTGTAPIVVATGSTTPAISINDATTSAKGAVQVGAGIAVSSGTISADPANFPSAVPTTKGGTGATSFAANRLIVSNGTGNALTTFNCGVGELVTFDGAGVMGCTNYSSSGVFANGGNSFGANATLGLNDSFNLNFETNNASRMTITSNGKVGIGTTSPTSNFQVTGTANGQADYGMTTFEDASNNGMTFGYDTTNNWSWMYSRSVNTVPRAIALFTHNSNQIPDLMIATNGSIGVGNNAPEVRMHVTGTDWSSSSLYLTRFENASAAAGHWSIKSRGTSVGTYAPVLANDEIAAFGGSAYYGTTSTDRATTGYLSFVSATNWSAGSTPGAMKVVLNKGDNTLITPLVVLNTGYVGIGTTNPAGQLANTAINLGDTGTIASVNGNGIAPGGLSWQTATTGYSGIFFNSGTAAASNGLQVYTAATDTASYVINARSNGTSRLAVRADGNVGVGTAAPTAKLDVNGNFKSSNSWSKNNPGNTSFTSAGTIASFTMTCNGGPILIFANFSASNLSSVGWNGTSFYIRVGSASGTVIRGVSNTTNDAGAVGNHMSTIQTLYNCPAGSTTFYLTGTTNAGATVGVYEIEFSAAELGLR; encoded by the coding sequence ATGAAGAGCCCTCTTTGTACGTACTTGTTTTTATTGGCCTTCTTTTTTTCTGTTTCAATGGAAGCAGCACCTAATTTTTTGACCTATCAAGGTCGCATCGTTAAAACCGACGGTTCTCCTTTAGAATACAATAACGTCAGTTTTCTGTTTGAAATTACGAGTAACAATGGCACGTGCGTTATCTATCGTGAACAAAAAAGCGGTATCGATATGACCAATAGCCACGGAATTTTTGACGTGCCTATTGGCACCGGAACAAAACTGTTTCCCCCTTCTCCGACAAAAACTTTATTGAGTGTTTTTGATAATAGTCAAACACAGGACTGCGCTGATCCTAATAACAACGTCGTTAGTTCATATACGCCGACAGAAGGTCATGCTCGCCTCTTACGAGTTCAATTTCATGACGGTACTGGTTGGAAGGTGATCAGTCCTGATAATGAAATTCGCACGGTTCCTTATTCTGCTTATGCGGCTTCTGCTGCAAAACTCGGTACGAAAACTGAAAATGATTTCGTTTTGAAAACAGGAGTTCCAACTTGTGCCGCCAACGAATTTTTAAGTTGGAATGGAACGGCGATGGTTTGCGCTCCGGTAACAGGAGCCAGCGGTGGAACCGTAACAACAGTGAGTTCGGCAAATGCTTATTTGAGTGTGACTAATCCAACATCGACTCCACAACTGACACTGAATGTGGGTACGACGACCGGAACAGTCGCTGCGGGCGATGACTCTCGTTTTACAAATTCACGTCCACCGACAGGAACTGCTGGTGGAGATCTGTCTGGGACTTATCCGAATCCCGCTGTTGCGAAACTTCAAGGAGTGGCGGTTTCCAATACCGCTCCAACGACTGGCCACTTTCTAAAATTTGACGGCTCTCAATGGGGAAGCTCTGCGATTGCAATCAGTGACGTCACGAATTTGACATCAACACTGAGTGGTTATCACACTGTCGCCGCTTTTAATTCAGCCGTGGGAAGTGCGAATTGTGCCGCTCACCAAACTCCTTATTGGAATTCTGTTTCTGGATCTTTTCAATGTCAGGCGATCAATGTTTCTGTTGCAGGTGATGTGAGCGGAACTATTGGCGCTGTTTCCGTTAACAAGATTAAAGGCGTTGATGTTGACACGACCGGATTAACTTCTGGCCAAGTCTTAAAATACGATGGAACGAAGTGGGCCCCGGCTTCTGATAATAATGCTGGTGGTACAGTTACGAATGTAGCAACAGGTACGGGCTTAAGCGGTGGCCCCATCACTTCGACAGGAACTATTTCATTAGCAAATACTGCTGTGACCGCAGGCTCATATGGTTCTACAACACAAGTTGGCACTTTCACCGTCGATGCTCAAGGTCGTTTGACAGCGGCTTCAAATTCTGCAATTGCTTTTCCTGTGACCTCCGTTGCTACAAAAACGGGTGCTGTCACTTTAGATTACGGCGACATCAATAGTGCCGTGACAAAATATTTAACTTATAAACCTAACAACGTCGCTTGTACTGACGGCCAAGTCTTAAAGTGGATCGCTGCAAATTCTCGCTGGGAATGTGCGAATGATACGGACACTTCTTCTGGTGGAACCGTGACAAATGTTACTGGAACAGCTCCGATCGTTGTCGCGACAGGTTCAACAACTCCAGCGATTTCAATTAACGACGCAACAACATCGGCCAAAGGGGCCGTGCAAGTTGGAGCGGGTATCGCAGTTTCCTCTGGCACGATCAGCGCAGATCCAGCAAACTTCCCATCTGCTGTTCCTACAACTAAAGGTGGTACAGGAGCTACGTCATTCGCTGCAAACAGATTGATTGTTTCCAATGGAACGGGAAACGCGTTAACAACTTTCAACTGCGGCGTCGGAGAACTTGTAACTTTCGACGGTGCCGGAGTGATGGGTTGTACCAACTACTCCTCTTCCGGAGTTTTTGCTAATGGTGGAAATAGTTTTGGCGCCAATGCCACGCTGGGTTTGAATGATTCCTTCAACCTAAATTTTGAAACGAACAATGCTTCCCGCATGACGATTACAAGTAATGGCAAAGTGGGAATCGGAACGACGTCACCAACTTCCAACTTTCAAGTGACTGGCACTGCAAATGGACAAGCTGATTATGGCATGACCACATTTGAAGACGCCTCCAATAACGGAATGACTTTTGGTTACGATACGACGAATAATTGGTCGTGGATGTATTCGCGTTCCGTCAATACTGTTCCGCGTGCGATTGCTCTTTTTACTCACAACTCAAATCAAATTCCTGATTTAATGATTGCGACGAATGGGTCTATCGGTGTCGGCAATAATGCGCCTGAAGTAAGGATGCACGTAACAGGAACGGACTGGAGTTCCAGCAGTTTGTATTTAACTCGCTTTGAAAATGCTTCTGCAGCGGCAGGCCACTGGTCGATCAAAAGTCGTGGAACCAGTGTCGGGACATATGCTCCGGTTCTGGCCAATGACGAAATTGCAGCATTCGGAGGCAGCGCTTACTACGGAACAACTTCCACAGACCGCGCAACAACAGGTTATCTCTCTTTCGTTTCTGCTACAAACTGGAGTGCGGGCTCTACACCTGGTGCGATGAAAGTAGTTCTGAATAAAGGCGATAATACGCTTATCACTCCTTTAGTGGTTTTAAATACGGGATACGTGGGTATCGGAACAACAAATCCCGCAGGTCAACTGGCAAACACCGCCATCAACTTAGGCGACACAGGCACCATCGCCAGTGTTAACGGAAACGGAATTGCGCCGGGAGGATTAAGTTGGCAGACGGCGACAACGGGTTATTCTGGAATCTTTTTTAATTCCGGCACAGCCGCTGCTTCAAACGGACTTCAAGTTTATACGGCAGCAACGGATACGGCTTCGTATGTGATCAATGCGCGCTCTAATGGCACGAGCCGCCTGGCCGTTCGCGCTGACGGAAACGTGGGTGTCGGAACAGCAGCGCCGACTGCAAAGTTGGACGTTAATGGAAATTTCAAATCAAGCAACTCTTGGTCAAAGAATAATCCTGGAAATACAAGCTTTACCTCTGCAGGCACGATTGCCTCATTTACAATGACCTGTAATGGCGGTCCCATTCTTATTTTTGCGAATTTTAGTGCCTCAAATTTGAGTAGCGTGGGCTGGAACGGAACATCGTTTTATATTCGAGTCGGCTCTGCCTCGGGAACGGTTATTCGAGGAGTCTCTAATACTACGAATGATGCAGGAGCCGTGGGCAATCACATGTCGACAATTCAAACACTTTACAACTGCCCAGCCGGGTCGACAACTTTCTATCTTACGGGAACCACAAACGCCGGTGCGACCGTCGGAGTTTACGAAATAGAATTTAGCGCCGCGGAACTCGGCTTGCGTTAG
- a CDS encoding SlyX family protein translates to MSEQRFIDLETKIAHQEFLLEELNQVLYQQQQTIDKLEGLLQALTKRLQGLGDGDDVRGPGEKPPHY, encoded by the coding sequence ATGTCTGAACAACGCTTTATTGATCTTGAAACCAAAATTGCCCATCAGGAATTCCTTCTTGAGGAACTCAACCAAGTTCTTTATCAACAACAGCAAACAATTGATAAACTGGAAGGCCTCTTGCAAGCCCTGACGAAACGTCTGCAAGGTCTAGGCGACGGAGACGACGTTCGTGGTCCTGGAGAAAAGCCACCGCACTATTAG
- a CDS encoding JmjC domain-containing protein, translating into MSILEELLSPIPFSMFSQEYIAKERPFAAPEKALFMKNCISWFMLQEILENRHSDCWLPMQGKLPEDSSLNTGTLSKEQFLHGFKNKRTLLIRHAEQAHPITQMIAQDFQSFFQCPIDLQVYCTPAQQEGFEWHYDLDEVFVIQTFGEKEFRLRKNTTTPRPLDRKASQREYFLREPPAPEIRCWLKAGDWLYIPAGYWHKAQAMTDSIHLSIGVHTAEVLQPEQNLHLY; encoded by the coding sequence ATGTCGATTCTGGAAGAACTTCTTTCCCCCATTCCTTTTTCTATGTTTTCCCAGGAGTACATTGCTAAAGAGCGTCCCTTTGCTGCTCCCGAAAAAGCGCTCTTCATGAAAAACTGCATCTCGTGGTTTATGCTGCAAGAAATTTTAGAAAATCGTCACAGTGATTGCTGGCTTCCGATGCAGGGAAAACTTCCCGAGGATTCATCTTTGAATACGGGTACTTTAAGCAAAGAGCAGTTTCTTCATGGGTTTAAAAACAAGCGCACTCTTTTGATTCGTCATGCGGAACAGGCTCATCCCATAACACAAATGATTGCCCAGGATTTTCAGTCCTTCTTTCAATGCCCGATAGATTTACAAGTCTACTGTACGCCTGCGCAACAAGAGGGCTTTGAATGGCACTATGATTTAGACGAGGTTTTCGTGATTCAAACTTTTGGAGAAAAAGAATTTCGCCTGCGCAAAAACACCACGACTCCCCGTCCGCTAGACCGTAAAGCTTCGCAGCGGGAATATTTTTTAAGGGAACCTCCGGCTCCTGAAATTCGCTGTTGGCTTAAGGCTGGAGACTGGCTTTATATTCCAGCAGGTTATTGGCATAAGGCGCAGGCTATGACCGACTCCATCCATCTTTCTATTGGAGTCCACACCGCGGAAGTGCTTCAACCCGAGCAGAATTTACACTTGTATTAG
- a CDS encoding adenylate/guanylate cyclase domain-containing protein encodes MRIPISTKLITVTILILVAATGTITWISSDFFEKKSSEQVDIANLESAAAKAKEVENIIGSLVEKTRVSASLLMKGTAAETATGDDFDFSFTKDKNFIALEVLKLDGSSVETVARKVKDEVLKPYGLSSTYIIHVRSWQKFPLRSVAQGSVELKNASYPKAPAMITIGIPLVRDAQGKITHIALADIALAPLEKPFTDPSERTQYLVDRYGELLAHKDEQKAMARLNLAKNPFVQKALAQKSPQYQTKFVDPDFDKNYFGASVKTSFGATLISQTSEETILEVSHEVKRRAIFVAGSAISMAIFFIFLFSMTLTSPIEKLADMINLVSKGNFDVKARAQVRSHDEVGDLAEAFDHMTEGLKERDKVKNLFSKFHGSSVAEDLISKDIGVGGQSKEVVVFFSDIRGFTAFSEKRSPEEVVEMLNEYFGVMVKIINAHGGVVDKFIGDAIMAVWGAPKGSERDAHNAVRACLEMRKALEGLNELRISRGQPAINIGMGLHAGAAISGTIGSDERMEYTVIGNTVNTASRIEASTKAFGADLLISDTVIEKIGGDFKTELAGAAEVKGRSEALKMFKVRGYRAADGTMVEVSTPYSDYEAEAADKVKVKAA; translated from the coding sequence ATGAGAATACCTATTTCAACAAAACTCATCACAGTAACGATTCTGATTCTGGTCGCGGCAACCGGAACGATCACTTGGATCTCTTCAGACTTCTTTGAAAAGAAATCTTCTGAGCAAGTCGATATCGCGAACTTGGAATCTGCGGCAGCTAAGGCGAAGGAAGTTGAAAACATCATTGGTTCTTTGGTGGAAAAAACTCGCGTCAGCGCGTCTCTTTTAATGAAGGGAACTGCGGCGGAAACAGCCACAGGTGACGACTTTGATTTTAGTTTTACGAAAGATAAAAATTTTATCGCTCTTGAAGTTTTAAAATTGGATGGAAGCTCCGTTGAAACTGTCGCGCGTAAAGTAAAAGACGAAGTGCTTAAGCCTTACGGTCTTTCCAGCACTTATATTATTCATGTGCGCTCGTGGCAGAAGTTTCCTTTGCGTTCGGTTGCGCAAGGAAGTGTGGAACTTAAAAATGCTTCCTATCCAAAAGCTCCGGCGATGATTACGATCGGTATCCCACTGGTACGCGACGCTCAAGGAAAAATCACGCATATTGCTTTGGCAGATATTGCTTTAGCTCCACTTGAAAAACCATTCACGGATCCTTCAGAGAGAACGCAGTATCTTGTGGATCGTTACGGTGAACTTTTAGCGCATAAAGATGAACAAAAGGCCATGGCAAGACTGAACTTAGCAAAAAATCCTTTTGTGCAAAAGGCTTTGGCGCAAAAGTCGCCTCAGTATCAAACGAAATTCGTTGATCCTGATTTTGATAAAAACTATTTTGGCGCGTCTGTAAAAACATCTTTTGGGGCGACGTTGATTTCACAAACCTCTGAAGAAACAATCCTGGAAGTGTCCCATGAGGTGAAACGTCGAGCGATCTTTGTTGCCGGATCTGCGATCTCCATGGCGATCTTCTTTATCTTCCTTTTCTCTATGACACTCACCTCCCCGATTGAAAAATTGGCGGACATGATCAACTTGGTTTCTAAAGGGAACTTCGATGTGAAGGCCCGTGCGCAAGTCCGATCTCACGATGAAGTGGGTGACTTGGCAGAAGCGTTTGATCACATGACGGAAGGTCTGAAAGAGCGTGATAAAGTAAAAAATCTTTTCTCAAAATTCCACGGCTCTTCTGTCGCTGAAGACTTGATCAGCAAAGACATCGGTGTCGGCGGTCAATCAAAAGAAGTCGTCGTCTTCTTCTCGGACATTCGTGGCTTTACGGCGTTTTCAGAAAAACGCTCTCCAGAAGAAGTCGTTGAGATGCTCAATGAGTACTTTGGTGTGATGGTTAAAATCATCAATGCTCATGGCGGGGTCGTTGATAAATTTATCGGGGATGCGATTATGGCCGTATGGGGCGCACCGAAAGGTTCTGAGCGCGACGCTCACAATGCCGTTCGTGCTTGCCTTGAAATGAGGAAAGCTCTTGAGGGCCTCAATGAACTGCGTATTTCCCGTGGCCAACCTGCGATCAATATCGGTATGGGTCTTCATGCCGGAGCCGCAATTTCAGGAACAATCGGTTCTGACGAGCGCATGGAGTACACTGTCATTGGAAACACGGTCAATACAGCATCACGTATTGAAGCTTCAACAAAAGCGTTCGGTGCAGATCTTTTGATTTCCGATACCGTCATTGAAAAAATCGGTGGAGATTTCAAAACAGAACTTGCCGGTGCCGCCGAAGTGAAAGGCCGCTCTGAAGCATTAAAGATGTTCAAGGTTCGCGGTTATCGCGCTGCGGATGGCACTATGGTAGAAGTCAGCACACCTTATTCCGACTACGAAGCGGAAGCAGCTGACAAGGTGAAAGTGAAAGCTGCGTAA
- a CDS encoding fibronectin type III domain-containing protein, producing the protein MSASLFILIFTFWTAAVWAAPFRRLVNFEWEAIEGAKSYEIELSQSKEDDKEDGKGKTFTFKVKDAAWNGRLAPGKYMMKLRSRDYRGVPGEWSPASEFNVGLETAVLKSPASRSRIVSKESDKVKMDFQWAPVGGADQYQFTLTSEDGKTQVSETLNDTHIKVELPVAMNYTWKVSAANKDGIQSDATSVGQFSVLGKGIENPKIEKPESEFVREIKWTRPDYASRYDVYVLKLNEKAKKWEKFKVIENTQEDTLPFDETWPGGKYQVAVRAKSDMRPSSPLAKQSFSVRHGDRSPAAEYTALVRKSIDRVTGWYAVASYLITEMQFRGSNPEKNSAVAYSAMGGTGRMGLGWFNPNTPWGFLSIIDLSGFTFNGKTQTFASAEVNAVYRQTIGDRGEVRFQMGPYYKELPETVGDPFSGQSQDLKITSAGPHVGAEYWYSLTPKLGLQINAHLYMSLLKISTPNGEPLRPALSTQFGFLGSYRFTPTFTGLVGYARREDKMSYNAVPRSDNFAVDGDVNESTIVGNYLNIFAEWAF; encoded by the coding sequence TTGAGCGCTTCGCTTTTCATTCTTATTTTCACATTCTGGACCGCAGCGGTCTGGGCGGCGCCGTTTCGCCGTTTGGTGAACTTTGAGTGGGAAGCCATTGAAGGCGCTAAATCCTACGAGATCGAACTTTCACAAAGTAAAGAAGACGATAAAGAAGATGGCAAAGGCAAAACTTTTACTTTCAAAGTGAAAGATGCTGCCTGGAATGGTCGTTTGGCTCCGGGAAAATACATGATGAAATTGCGTTCGCGCGATTATCGTGGCGTTCCTGGTGAATGGAGTCCGGCGAGCGAATTCAACGTCGGTCTTGAAACAGCCGTCTTAAAATCCCCGGCTTCCCGTTCACGTATTGTTTCCAAAGAATCTGACAAAGTGAAAATGGATTTCCAATGGGCCCCGGTGGGCGGTGCTGACCAATATCAATTCACTTTGACTTCGGAAGACGGCAAAACGCAAGTTTCAGAAACTTTGAACGACACGCATATCAAAGTCGAACTTCCGGTAGCAATGAACTACACATGGAAAGTTTCGGCCGCTAATAAAGATGGCATTCAAAGTGACGCGACATCGGTCGGGCAATTCTCCGTTTTAGGTAAAGGCATTGAAAATCCTAAGATTGAAAAACCTGAAAGCGAATTCGTGCGCGAAATCAAATGGACTCGTCCGGATTATGCTTCTCGCTATGATGTTTATGTTTTGAAACTCAATGAAAAAGCCAAAAAATGGGAAAAGTTTAAAGTCATTGAGAACACTCAAGAAGACACTTTGCCTTTTGATGAAACATGGCCTGGCGGAAAATACCAGGTAGCTGTTCGCGCAAAATCAGATATGCGTCCTAGCTCTCCTCTGGCAAAACAAAGTTTTTCTGTTCGTCATGGTGATCGCTCTCCTGCGGCGGAATACACGGCTCTTGTTAGAAAATCCATCGACCGTGTGACGGGCTGGTATGCTGTTGCTAGTTATCTGATAACCGAAATGCAGTTTAGAGGAAGCAATCCAGAAAAAAACTCGGCGGTCGCCTACAGTGCGATGGGCGGAACAGGCCGGATGGGCTTAGGATGGTTTAATCCAAACACGCCGTGGGGATTTTTAAGTATTATAGATTTAAGCGGTTTCACATTTAACGGAAAAACTCAGACCTTTGCTTCGGCAGAGGTCAACGCCGTTTATAGACAGACCATAGGAGACCGCGGCGAAGTGCGTTTCCAAATGGGGCCTTACTACAAGGAACTTCCTGAAACCGTCGGTGACCCTTTCTCGGGGCAATCTCAAGATTTAAAAATCACGTCGGCGGGGCCGCATGTAGGCGCAGAGTATTGGTACTCACTCACGCCAAAACTGGGATTACAAATTAACGCACACTTGTACATGTCGTTGTTGAAAATTAGCACACCTAACGGAGAACCACTTCGTCCGGCGCTTTCAACTCAATTTGGATTTTTAGGAAGTTATCGTTTCACTCCGACTTTCACAGGCCTTGTCGGTTATGCCCGTCGCGAAGACAAAATGTCTTACAATGCCGTGCCTCGCTCTGACAACTTTGCCGTGGATGGCGACGTGAACGAGTCCACTATCGTCGGAAACTATCTAAACATTTTTGCGGAGTGGGCTTTCTAG